The Pseudomonadota bacterium genomic sequence GGGGCAACAGTTGAAAGAATTGGCACTCAAAGCTAAAATTGATCCTACAAAAGTAAGTCCGCACGTGCTGCGCCATGCATTTGCCAGCCACTTGCTCGCAAACGGTGCTGATCTAAGAGCTGTTCAGCAAATGCTCGGACACTCAGATCTAACGACTACACAAATATATACCCATGTATTAGACGAACGCCTCAGAAAAGTTGTTGGAGACTTTCACCCTCTGGCGCACACAAATTTCTAAAACTATCTTTGGGAATGAAGCGGCTCGCTAGTTGTTTTAGTGAGCCTGTGCTAGGACATTAATAACAGCAAAAACGAAATTACTAATATGAAGACATTCTTGGATTTTGAACAGCCGATAGCCGACTTAGAGGGCAAGATTGAAGAATTACGCCATTTGTCCAACAATGATGACATCAACATCACGGAGGAGGTGGGACGATTAAAAGAAAAATCACAGAGGCTTTTATTTCACACGTACGACAATCTCTCACCGTGGCAGAAGGTTCAAGTTGCAAGGCACCCAGAACGCCCACACTGTGTCGACTACATAACCGAACTGATAAAGGATTTTACACCGCTTGCTGGCGACCGACAGTTTGGTGATGACAAAGCAATAACAGGCGGTTTAGGGAAGTTCCGGGACCAGAGTTGTATGGTAATCGGCCAAGAGAAGGGTGCAAATACAAGTGAAAGGGTGGAGTACAACTTTGGCATGCCCCTGCCGGAAGGATACCGAAAAGCAAATAGACTTATGCGTATGGCAGATCGATTCAGACTGCCAATCATAAGTTTTGTGGACACTCCAGGCGCATACCCCGGTGTCGGCGCTGAAGAGCGGGGGCAGGCGGAGGCTATTGCAAAGTGTATCGAAACCTGTCTGTCCGTAAAGGTCCCATTGATTAGCATAATAATAGGGGAAGGAGGTTCTGGAGGTGCAATAGCAATCGCAGCTGGAGATCAAGTTCTGATGTTAGAACACAGCGTCTACTCCGTTATTTCACCCGAAGGCTGCGCTTCGATATTATGGCGAGACACAGGCGCCACGCAAACAGCAGCTGAGGCGCTGCGCCTGACAGCCGCAGACTTAAAAAAACATGGGCTAATAGATCTAGTCGTAAATGAGCCTTTAGGAGGGGCACACCGAGACAAGCTCGGCACCATCAATGCCGTGGGAAATGCAATCGAAACAGCCCTAGAAAATTTAAAATCACAAAATAGCAACGAGATCTGTGCCCAACGCCGTAATAGGTATCTCAAACTTGGGGAGGAGATTACCGCATGAAATTAGTACCCCTAGCATTCTTTATTTTATGTTTGCTATCTGGTTGCCTTACCAATCCCAAGTCGATATTCCGACCCGACTTCGCTAACAAGTCCAAAAGTGGATACCCTATTCCGCCGGCCGATAAGCGGCAATCAGCGATGCAAAATACCACGCAATCAATCTCAAATCCAACAACCACAGATTCAAGCCATCAAAACGAATTTAACTCAGTTAACCACGAACGTCCTGCAAGAATATCTAGCGAATTGAATTCAAGAATTCCTGGAAAAACTCCAATGCTGGTTGACCAATATTACCGCCAACAGCTCAGTTTGCAAAAAGGAGACACCAACCCGGGCAGTGCCCCCCCTCCCGTTACAAAAAAGGATGACTCGTGGTGGTATCGATTATTTGGCGCGAGCAAAACACTTCCACCATCGACATCAAATGACTGCTATGAAGGAATACTGACAAAAGAGGGCGTCACCTGCCAAGCCATGCGCACAGATGACGGGCGCTTACTAACGCTGGGGGGAGCATTGCGAGGTTTCGGCCCGGGTGACCGCGTATGCGTTTGCGGCCCACCCTCTGTTACCTCATTTTGTCAACAGGGAACGACGATTTACATAGCTCTTATTGATAAAAGTTGCCTTTAGCAGCGAACAAGATAAGTGCGATTCGCCAACTTTCCTGCAATAATATCGTTTCTCATGGCCGCTTAATCGCTGCCAGTCCAGATTCAAAGACCTTGTTGCACACAATCTCCGGCTCAGGGCACTATAGGTGATGATAATGTTATATGATCAAGATGTCTCAAATTGCTACACATTTAA encodes the following:
- a CDS encoding acetyl-CoA carboxylase carboxyltransferase subunit alpha, whose product is MKTFLDFEQPIADLEGKIEELRHLSNNDDINITEEVGRLKEKSQRLLFHTYDNLSPWQKVQVARHPERPHCVDYITELIKDFTPLAGDRQFGDDKAITGGLGKFRDQSCMVIGQEKGANTSERVEYNFGMPLPEGYRKANRLMRMADRFRLPIISFVDTPGAYPGVGAEERGQAEAIAKCIETCLSVKVPLISIIIGEGGSGGAIAIAAGDQVLMLEHSVYSVISPEGCASILWRDTGATQTAAEALRLTAADLKKHGLIDLVVNEPLGGAHRDKLGTINAVGNAIETALENLKSQNSNEICAQRRNRYLKLGEEITA